The Fusarium fujikuroi IMI 58289 draft genome, chromosome FFUJ_chr05 DNA segment TTCCCTGGGACTCCTGTTTATTTGTCTTATTCCAAATCTATTTCAGGACCCTGTCGTATGTCCTGCCCTTGACTACTCCACCACCCATAGCAGTCCTCACGTTGCGCTTGAATCCCTCTCGGTTGTTTCGTAGATCTTCAGCTGCCTCCTTGTTGAGCGGGTCCGATGCGTTGGGTTCGAGGAACAGGAACTGCAAAAAAGTATTAGTCACTAATCCACAATCATATGTACTTCGTATTTCACGTCTGAGCAACTCGAGGCGCTTTGCTTTCCGGACTCCTTACCTGCAGGCCAACAATCACAGCATTCAAGTTCAGCACTGGCTTCCAATCCTCTCGTAGAATGTTCAGGCAGACCTTTCCCTCAAGATCGATATTGGGGTGGTAGATCTTTTCTCGGCACCGGACCTTGGGAGGCTCGTGGGGAAAGTTCTGGTTTATGGTGAAATCGAAGGTAAAGCGGCTGCCTCGGTACATGCCCTCATCAGGGTCGATCGTGAGTACgaagttgaggatgtcaTCGGGGTCGGGGAACTCTGTCTTCATCGTTGATCCGAGGGAAAGTTCTGAAAGATCTGTTATAGCATGCGTTAATCTCTTCATCCTAAATACACCGCTACACGTCAAGGTCTGGACAGGATGAATCATACCTTTTTGCACGCGCAGCTGAGCTGCAgtcaccttcttcttcttgccaccCGTCGCCTGGCCCTCAGCGTTCTCTGCTTCCTTTTGCTCCTTTTTCTATACCACTGTCAGTGTCTAACGAGCTGGTAGCGGCCGGTAGATAACTCACCATCGAccatatcttcaacatcgtggATGTGGGGGGCCCAGGTTTGGGCTGTCGTTATATGCTGCGGAAAgaacttgatgagatcacAGACAATGAAGTGCGAGAGCCCAGGCACGACGAAATTTTCAAATAATAGGAAACTGTAGGGCAAGTAGCACTGCAAGATTCTGAGAGATTGGTTGTGAATGCGCTGAACTCAGTTGCAAGAAGGGTCTAGTCGTGCTTAGTGGAAaaggtgatgatgcttgataaGATAACACGGCGTAAGGCAGCCACAAGCCTAAACCTTGAACCCCACCGAAGTTTAGGCGATATGGTACCACCAGAATGACGCATAATATGTCGTGTGAGTTAGTCCCCAAGGAGGTAGCCAATGATAGAAGAAGACACAAGCGACAAGGCAATATTAACTATCAAAAAAGAATCATATCATTCAAATGCGTCATAAACCCCCAGGGGCAGATGCCAATCTGaaaaagactaaatagaGATGCATTTGCTCGTGCTCAGGTCTGGTCTGAATACCTTCACTTCCAATGTCCTCTTTTGTGGATGTCCCTCCATTTAACTCAAATAGTCAAAACCCAGCGTACGTTACATAACAAAGGTATCCGGTACAAAAATCCAGTTTGTCTACTATGACAAGTGCCAGTACTTTCCCGTGCCCGGCCTCTCCAGAAAAGTGTGAGTGTCGAATACAACGAGCGTAGGTACGCACGAAGCTTATCGTCTCGAAAAACAGCACATGATACCAGTCCTGCCCAGGAACCACAAGAAACCGGCAAAACGAACGAGCGAGAGCACGGCAGTAGCGTACAGAAGGAACTGGAAGTAATGCGCCTTGCGATCTGTGG contains these protein-coding regions:
- a CDS encoding probable E2 ubiquitin-conjugating enzyme; the encoded protein is MLKIWSMKKEQKEAENAEGQATGGKKKKVTAAQLRVQKDLSELSLGSTMKTEFPDPDDILNFVLTIDPDEGMYRGSRFTFDFTINQNFPHEPPKVRCREKIYHPNIDLEGKVCLNILREDWKPVLNLNAVIVGLQFLFLEPNASDPLNKEAAEDLRNNREGFKRNVRTAMGGGVVKGRTYDRVLK